ttttttattttattttattactattatcatTACAGTCATGATAGGATAAAGTGGCTGGTGAGAGAAAGAATATAAGCTGCTTTTGCTTCATCTTGAAATGATAACTTGacattttacaacatttagTGTATCCCTAATGGGATGCAAAGTAAGACATGCAAACATTGGTGGATTGCTCAAGTAAAAGAGGAATTAAACACTTTTGCAACATGCTATTATTAAGGGAAATGTTTTTGCATCACTTTTGCTCAAGTTCTTTTATACAGAAATGGAGAATAATATCAAAAATTGTAATTATTCTTGACTACTTTCTAGCATTCTAGCATTTCCGAGCTCACACTGATTGACTCAATTTGACTCACTAATTGACAAGAAAGACAaacatttgtaataattttttccATGTTGTCACAATGAAATGAAGAACCACATCCCATCAGCGTTTACATTATGTGGGAAGTTCTTTGTGGTGGGAAATGGTTCTTTCCATGAAGCAGTAACAAAAATGGTTAAAGAACCGTCCATGAAAAGATTCGTCCaagtggtttttattttttaagacacAGAAACAAATTTGTTCCCTTGATAAGAGCTCGACCCTCTTCCTGTAAGCCTGGGGTGAGGAAAATGCAGAAGGATGTTGCATCATCTGCATCATCAGACttgtcaagttcaagttcactttatttataaagcagatttaaaacagCCACAggactgaccaaagtgctgtacaataaaaaagtgttagtaaaaatacacaggaaaaaaattatactaAGACAGGAGgtaataataaaagcaaaatagaattaaacaatataataatacacactaaaTCAAGCAATAATAGAAcaattagaaaacaataagaagaaaatgaaaagtgaAACTATAGATATGCCGAGGAAAAGAGATACGTTTTTTTAAAAGGGACTTAAAGATGGACAGAGAGGGTGCTAATCTTAATTCTATTGGCAAATCATTCCAAAGCTGTGGCCCAAACACTGAAAAAGCTCGATCCCCTCTACGCTTGAGTCTTGAAAAGGGAACAGTGAGGAGGTTCTGGTTGCCTGATCTTAGTCTTCTGGAAGGAGAGTATGGATATAATACTTGTGCCATTAAGGAAAATCACAATTTCAGACAATTGACTTGAATCCTTGAACAAATGGGCATTTCTACATGGGCAGGATTCTGGTAAATTTGGCAAATTTATATCTAATTGACAATTGGCAAGTGCTTAAATTGATGGTGTGTAACTGGTGCATGTGTTAAATGTATATAGAGAGCATGCCTTGTGTAGAGGGAATGTGTTAAatgtatttcttcttcttcttcttcttcttcttcttcttcttattattattattattattattattattattattattattattattattattattatcaaattccacttatttatttgtatgttttgtatTACTCACTCACAAATGCTGCTTTCATGTCTTCATGTCTGTGTTGAAAATTTCATAACCTCTGTGTTTCCTACACAATTCAGTTTCATGCTTCACTTATCAGACATGTTCATTTTGCTGAATTTTCTTATTTTCCGTACATGTAGCCATTATTTCCACATCATCACATATCAACCTAATTGCttttattctaattatttcGTGGATTAAATTTCCTATTCAATGTGGCACAGCCTAAAACGTTTTTCTTGTGCAATTGTGCCCTCTATTGGTCACTAATAGAATTCTAATAAGTGAAAagattatactgtatagctCAAATAACAGAATTCGGCTGATtactaaatattaattattttgttccaacattacaaaatattaaaaacaatattaggGTTATTTTGGCATGCTGATATCAGGATGATTTCCAGACattaacagaaagaaatatgaTGAGTTTTGATATCTCTATTGTAATACAAAAAagttgttatttaaaataaaaaaatatgaattatttgttGAAATACGGGGAATAGATTGATCCACTCTATCCTCCTGTGGAAACGGAATAAaagtaatgtaaaaaataaataaataataaaacgtgAGTACTTAtcatgttattaattattaacatttgAGATCGAGGACTTTTGGCTACAATGAGTTTTGGCAACTCAGGACCTTAATTTATTACAAATAGTTCTAGTCAGCAGGGTCTCATGAGTCTAACTGCAAAGTGTGGCTCCAGCAGACTCTAAATAATCTGGTGGTACTTCTCCCCTCGTCTCTTTCCAGAAGAGGAGTGTACAGATGTTTGATGGCCTGTTGTTCTGCAAGTGGCTGGTGTAGGCCCTCAGCATGGCATGAGCTCGGGcattacccacacacacctgggaTTTCTGAATGCAAGGGTTCAAGTCGAGGCGGCATGCCATCTCGTAGGCTTGGATAAAATACTCACTACTTCGTTCATACTGAGcctacacacaaataaatattacacaaattaggtaagaaaagaaaaaaaagaaaaataaacttcTCAATCTCtatttcatacacacacgcgcgcgcgcacacacacacacacacacacacacacacacacacacacacacacacacacacacacacacacacacacacgcactgtttCTTACTATGGACATGTGTATGGACCCCAGACACATGTAAGCATCCTGTAGATTGTCAGGCTGATTGCTTTCCTGACAGATGTCAAGATATTTCTGTAGATGCTCGACAGCGTCATTAATTTTACCCTCACTATAAGACACAGAACATCAAATCACACAGAGACATTATGTAAggtataaaactaaaaaaaaaaattacattgtGTGGGATGATGTGATGTGGACAGACACAAAGCGGTCAGCTCGAAGTCGGTCACTTTCTAATATCTGTATGTTCGgacgtgttttattccttttatcaGGAATAAGTGAGCAATTTATAATCATATCCACACTACATCACATTATGTTataacattatagcagctatataACAGTCGATCCCTCTGAATGAATGAGAACTGAGAATAAAtgagaataaatattttaatgaagTCTCCTTGCATAAAgtttcaccatatcaacaattgTACAGTTTTTTATTGTACAATTATTttcaaaggtgtgtgtgtgtgtgtgtgtgtgtgtgtgtgtgtgtgtgtgtgtgtgtgtgtgtgtgtgtgtgtgtgtgtgtgtgtgtgtgtgtgtgtgtgtgtgcgcacacctCTCCAGAGATTTAGCAATGCCCTTATAGGCTCTGCCGAGGCTCTCCATGTCTTGCAGTTCAGTGGAAATCTCCATGAACATGTTCAGGAACTGACAAAACAGAACAGTTTGATcatgtgtgagtgcatgtgagaATCTCATTGTATGGTCACTGTATGGTCTAAACCATTGTGTTTTCACtgtgcacatgacaataaacctcTTGAATCTTGAATGAGAGTATGTATATTAGTTCAGTAACCTGTTTCGCAGTTGTTTGATCGCCTGTGCTTTGATAGGCCAGTCCGAGTGTGTACGCTGCCTCGCCCTCCGTCTTCTTATCATCCGCTTAAGGAAAGACGTGAAGAAAAGACAGAATAGGAAAGATTAgtatgattataattattattatctactgtaccaTATATCCATTAGATATGTGTTGATGCTGTCACTGTGACCACTGTGCATGTGTTTACCTCCTTTAGACATCTCGTAGGCCTGCTTGAGCAGCTGAATGGCCACTTGGTATTCTCCACACTGCAGCTGTTTCTGTGCCAGCAGTGTGTAAACCCTACACAGACTTCCACACGCATGAGACTGGTGTGTGTTTCCGCTCTCATCCTGCCACGACTGTCCTACTGCCAACTGGTGAAACATCTCAAAATGGTCCTGAGCCAGTTCCAAGTCTCCTGtagcacagtaacacacacacacacacacacacacacacacacacacacacacacacacacacacacacacacacacacacacacacacgcacatacaggCATGTTGAATGGGTGCTTATACTACAGATGGTGTGGactaattttctataacatttttatattaatgtttatcaAAATACCTTTTTGTTACTTAATACTGTACCTCATTCTTAATGAGCTGTATGTCTAAAATTGTGTTGTTATTTACATACAGCTGTAAATCTGTAATTTACTGTAAGGAGGAATCTTCAGTACGGGGATCAATAACATGACAAGTGACATTATATTTTAAGTACCTTCTTATGTGgatgtttcacaacattaatTGTAACTATAGATGTATAAAAATGTCTCATTCtttcttatatataaaatttcatatataaaaatgatttgcTGCTGTTATATTAAAGTAATCCATTTCTGGTTGCTAATAGGAGCTTCACATCTTTATCCCACTCATTTGGTGCTTATTtgtctttaatgtttaatattttggtTATTATACATTAATAGATACACACCAACATATCCTGGTGCTTGTGTCAGAACTTCGTTCCTGATACCaaaactatttttaaatgtaggtcagcttgttttttatataataaaatatacacaactCCAGTGCACTTTAGTGTTACCTTGCTCTAAATACAGGTGAGCGAGGTTTGCATTGGCCTCAGCCTCCCTCCTGCCGGAGTCCATCCTGATTTTGTGAGCAGCTTCCAAGCTGAGCTGGTAAAAGTGCTCACGCAGCCACATGTCGTCTGGCTCTGAGAAGAACTTCGCCAGGGCCAAATGACACTCATACACCTCCACATACTGATCTAGagaatgaaaaagagaaagaaagattagCATTTTTATTCAATCATTATAGAGTTAAGTGTCATTTCCCTGGCTGCAGCATCACCAGCTCTTTGTGCAGCTTCAGCGCGGCTCAGCTGCTCCTTCAGCATCTCCAGTTTGTGGTTTTGCTCCTCCAGAGAACGTCTCAACCACAGTTTGCTGTCTGGACCAGCGGCTAAACggtcagctttccagcgctgcaGCAAAGAGAAAAACTCTTTAAAGGAGAGATGAAATCCCTCTTGCAGCATGGACACACAAAGATTCTGGACCACACTGTTTCGGTATCTGGGGGAAGAGACAGTTTATCAGGGTGAATAAAAGAATATAGATGTTAATTGTAAGCAAAGGGTGTGATGTCACCTGTGAGAGATGTTTAATTGTGTGATTAGTTGctccaataaaataaaataacagcataGATTTGATCTTAATAGTGAATTTTGAATCTGTAAACTTGACCTGAAGCGCTATATACTGGCCAAATAATAACACACTACAGTCAAAAGTCAAAGTCTTATCTAATTACTGTAGCTGAGGGTGTACAGATGGGGTGTAAGAGCAGTAGGTTCTTCACTATCTGTCGtgtactaaacaaataaacactcaCTGCGCTATTTCCTCCGCACTCATGGTGGTGATTTGGATCTTCTCTCTCTTAGATTTCTCTCGGTCAACCTTTTCCATTTCTGTTCCCTGCATGCTagtaatgtgaaataaaacacacaaagtaagCAGCTACATATAGATGTGGTGTACACGGAACACAGCACTGAATTTCAACAGTTATtggagaaagaagaggaagacaAAAGGACATTTATGATTCCAGTTCTTATAATTAAAGCacttagcagacacccttatacccagagcaacttacattatctcattttttatacaactgagcaatcaagggttaagggtcttgctcaggagcccaacagtggcagcttggcagaactgggattgaactcacaaccttctgactggtagACCAACTCCTTAACCATAGTGATGTCGGTTCTATACCGTACGTAGTCTTCTAGCCAGTCTTTAGAAATTAGACGTTTTAACAGTCGTATAGCTATAAATTGTTCATAACTAGTGCTCTAACTAGTCGTTGAACTAGTCCAGGGCTGATAGCGGTGTTATTGCATGTTGCTGTACCTGGTTTTGAGAGGGATCTTCTCATTGATATCGGGAAGAAATTGTGTTTTCTTACGTGAAAACACATCTGTAGCCATTTTTAGTTCCACAAgcagtcagtttttttttcttctacagaTCAGATAAAAGTTTACATTATCAACACATTAAAATCAGTTCATCCAGGCTAACTTGgtcaaaaatgcatttaaaataaaataaaagatctaACGGATGTTCTACACTTCTCTACGATGCTATGTATGTGTAAAATTTGTAAATGAAGTTTTAAAACGTTTTAACTTCATAACAATTTAGTTTTAGAATGATATTTACCAGAGATTCcgcttttattgttttgtgtgaCGAAAGCGAGAACGCGTCGTCATAGCAACATGCGCGCATGCGCTAATCGCTCTAGTATTTTAATTAACCTAGTCAGATTTCAGATCacttattttcattatttttttaaattcggTTATTTTTCTTCTATAATTTTGAAATGATGTGTTTAATGTAAGAGATTTTATATTTCCATGAAACAGATTAATACTTTTAATATCTGTTAAAATGTACTTGGTAATGACATTTTTCTCTCGTCTCATTGGCTCCCCCTTGCGGCTGAATGTATGAAAAGCAAATTCCTACAGTCTACAAAATAATATACAGGTGACGCTGGCTTTGTGTCTGAGTCTTATTCCTATCTGACAAGAAATTAATGTGTATAGATTTTTCCATTGCAAGTGCAACATGAATATAAAGtcctctgggtttttttttttttaaacaaatttcctGGTAGATCAGTAGTGATCTTTACTAAAGGTCAGTAAAGAATAGTTAAGTTGTGGTCTGATCTTTTACTATACTtaatattgaattattttacCTTATTAACTTAAACTAACACAAATGCATATGCAAAAAAATATGGGCCTAATGTGTTCTCAAGAGACAAAATATGCATGAGaatattctttaattatattaaatattaaatattatttaatataccCATGAAGGTTAGACTTTACTGTCCTCGACCGACTCCTGAGAGGAGCGACTGCTATCCATATGAATGAACTGTGCTTCTTCTGAGTATGGGGAGCAGCTGTGTTTGTTATTAAAGCCTGTCAGCTCTTTCCAACAAacaatttgtgtgtttatatggaAAAAACTGGGTGGAGGTTTACCACTTAACAAGGCTTCATTTTCTTAGTACATGTACTGACTCatatcatttgtgtgtgtgtatgtgtgtgtgtgtgtgtgtgtgtgtgtgtgtgtgtgtgtgtgtgtgtgtgtgtgtgtgtgtgtgtgtgtgtgtgtgtgtgtgtgtgtgtgtgtgtgtgtgtgtgaggaaatgttaaatgttatcaaaataaataaataaataactgaaaggGGAAAGGTTTCTTTGAACAAccatattaaagtttaaaaactcATTTATGTAACTTTTTTTGCCAAGTCAGCACTAAACTATCTTACACTGGCCCCAGAACAAAGAGTTCATCTGAGTCGGATTTATGAGACCAGCGCGCTTGTGTGAAAGGAAACAGCAAAGTTACATCAATTAACCAGCCTTCAGTGACTGTAATAAAATCCACAACAGAGTGGCATTGAATGTGCAATATCCTATGAAGTAAAACATGTTTCCAGCCACTGGTGGTGTATACAGGATCTAAGTGAACAACAAATTAGATCTCCTTGTGCTTTCACATGTTATCAGCAGGCTACATAATGACTTCattattaaatgcagtgtggAAGATATACAGAGGACtttataatattgtattataaatatataagacagtgaaacaaataataaaggaGACATTGGAAGATATGTGAACAGCTTTTAATCCAGATATACATTTTTTCACAAGAATGAACTCATTGATATCAGTAGTCATAAGTCATGAATCAGTAGTCACGGCTCCAGCAAATACTACATCATCAAACACAGAAATAGGCTCAGCCCCTTATGGTTATAGAGTGAACGATTATATGGTAATTGCAAAGCTACAtactatctatatctatatatccgTCGTAAAGCTGATCCGACACGTCTAAACCCTTTCCAGATCTGTGTAAAGAAAGCCATAACAAGCCTCTTGATATTCTGCCATAAGCCTTCTCTATAGTCCATGTCCATGTGGCTGAGGTAGTAGTCCCGTCTACCATTAAAAGAAGCGGAAGTGAAGTGTCTTCCATAATTATCTAAAGCTTCATGTCGCTTCCTCTGGCCCATCGCCACCCCCTTCTGTCTTTCTGACCGTGTCTTCCTTTCCATCCTATCcctttgtgtgtttgatgtagACAGAACATTCCTCTTCGTTTCTTCGATTTCTTTCTCCAGCATCCTTACTTTATCCTTGAGGCACTGTTGCCTTTTCTTAACTTGATTTGCGTCCTTTTTcttcctatctctctctatctccagctcctgttttaacattttcatttcCACGTTCATCCTTCTCTTCAATTTCTTGAGCGCTTCCTCCGTCTGCACCCATCTTTCCaagtctctcagtctctcttgcACTCTTTGACTCTCCTGCTCCCTCTCCTTccttaaatctttttttttctttatcctcTCCTGCTCTTTTTGCTCAGCCTTTCCTTTCTCTGTAGCCTCCTGAATCATGTCCtgaatctctttctctcctaaACAGAACTTTACCTGTAATGAAAGTAATAATTATTACTAACTAACTcctgtttttattcatgaacaTTTTCTCTAGTCAGAAACTCTTCAGGTGTAAAAACAGCGACGTTTTCATCTAAAAACGCTCTGCGTCCACACTATCGCTTTTAATCGGTTTCTCATCCAAACGGAAACATCTGAAAACCCTTACTCCCCTGTACTGTATTGGCTGAGTATGATTATTGGATCGGTCTTGTAGAGAGAATCAGATTTTTGCTTACAGTCTTCCTCGGTTTCTTCGGCATCTTTCTGTTTATTGAGCATCCTGTCGCTGTCTCAGAATACAACACATCACCCTGTAGGATAAAATAATATCATGTAATATACAATCTCAACCTGCACAGGTTATACTGtgagaataaatgaatattaattcaAGCTTCAAGATGCATCATTAAAGAGGTTTATTATCATACACACAGTGAAAACCCAATGGTTTAGAtcatacaatgaaattcttactttgcacGTGGTGAGTTGTGTCACTGGGGGTTAATGGGGTGTCAGGTAGTGGTGTTAAGTGTTGTTCAGGAGTCTAATGGCTTGTGAATAAAATCTGTTTGTAAGTCTTAATAATTAATGCTCTAGAAGCTGTGTATGTAGGTTCATCTAGTTTTTCATGATGAAGTGTTTATTTGGGGATTATTTAACTTGGACCTTACGTTTCTCTGCTTCTGTTGCAGAGAGCTTCTCTTACTTGCTTCGTTATCTATTTTGCACATGCACTTCTCAATATGTTGTTCCAAGCCGATAGCTTTAGCAGATTTCAGGATGCGGTTCCTGTGCTTTAGACGTAAATTTACCAGCTCGCCTCGTTCCTCCTCGCTCAGAGGCTTCACACTGAGTAGATTATAAATTTCATTCTGCAGGATTCGCGCATCCTCGCTCTCCTGCCATGTATTCCGTTTCACAGCCCGTCTCTCACCTTTTCTCTGCTGAAACTTAAAATTGGAGAACAGAAACATATCCTTGTCGTACACGGCAAAAATAAGACATCTTAACATCTTTAATTGAAGCAAATATATGAGTGTGAAACCTACTTCTTGCCATCAATGAATCCATTTCTGCACTTTTGGTCTTTAGTTTAATACCAAACAATACTTTCTATAAAGACTgaatcagtgtttatttataaacctTATAAAGATTAAGAGTGAGATAGGaataagaggaaaaataaaaataataatcttaacTAATAAGAGGTAGTAGTAATATTAGAtaataaatattagaaatatattaGAATAAAACATACTGAAAAAATATGAGGTAAATTCATCCAGCTTATTTACATCACATCATATCTTATACATTATTGATGTTAAATATCAATCATACTTATGTTGTAACTCTCTTACCTCATCAAGGGAGGTTTCAGTATCATCACTGTCAACAATGTTgattcaaaataaacagaaaattagTCAAAAGCACAGTCAGATTTTAATCATTGCAATTTATTATCACTGCTTATTCGAGTCAGATATGTTCAGTAAACGTTTGTCTATAAtcagtgaacaaacacacacctccattCTAGAGACTCCTCAGGAGAAAGTCGATTCCTTTCTGTCTTGATCTCAGTCAGTGAACTTATCATTTTATCAGTGAACTGAATCTGATTTTGCATAAACTCCTGCAAAACCAGAAGGTTCGCCAATTCCGCCATTTTGTCCATATCtgttacaaacacacaacaggaaACCCAAACACAGCATTTTATCTAATGACTTATACTTCAACAAACTCAAGATAAATACCGtttgcagggctctcaagttttgaagacaggcgaGCGTGACATCTCCGAACCCCaccacaacccccccccccccccccaaaaaccacacaaaaaacaacacaaaacaaaacaaaaaacaataatggggaGTTGTTTTTGGTAAGGATGACCATTTGGTTCATTTCCATttataaatttgtgtgtgtgtgtgtgtgtgtgtgtgtgtgtgtgtgtgtgtgtgtgtgtgtgtgtgtgtgtgtgtgtgtgtgtgagtgagtgagtgactaaGAGAGAAATTATGactgctggtgtttattgtaagtgtttgttgcctttttggactcctttatcatttgtaatattgcgcccatttaaaacagttcgtcTCAAgaccagacatttttagggtcatgattgaggacaatgtcccgtccagagacgagctgtttcgtgttgaggttttgttaaAACCGACCATAGAAAATATCATCGCTAATGGATGTGGTTGGTTGTTGtgttacccagatagtgctattttctgattggatattgtgtagcctcttttgtTTATTGGCTGATACagtaagtgtcaggctcgactaagaactgagacgcgcttgattcctgcgcggttccatagagacagcggtgtggactgatacatttgggcgctgcggcttattaaatatataataaatagtcaaaaagttttactgcgtgacaaatacgatgtgtgccgggagagcgtgacaaaagacccaaatgcgtgactgtcacgcATGTGTgccgggagagcgtgacaaaagacccaaatgcgtgactgtcacgctcaatgcgtgacacttggcAGCACTgcgtttattatttttctacaaaTGTCTAACCCTTCTCTCCACACCGATAATATTTCAGCTTcgttatatttattgtattaaaatagAGTTTCTTAAC
This DNA window, taken from Tachysurus fulvidraco isolate hzauxx_2018 chromosome 23, HZAU_PFXX_2.0, whole genome shotgun sequence, encodes the following:
- the ttc29 gene encoding tetratricopeptide repeat protein 29, whose amino-acid sequence is MATDVFSRKKTQFLPDINEKIPLKTSMQGTEMEKVDREKSKREKIQITTMSAEEIAQYRNSVVQNLCVSMLQEGFHLSFKEFFSLLQRWKADRLAAGPDSKLWLRRSLEEQNHKLEMLKEQLSRAEAAQRADQYVEVYECHLALAKFFSEPDDMWLREHFYQLSLEAAHKIRMDSGRREAEANANLAHLYLEQGDLELAQDHFEMFHQLAVGQSWQDESGNTHQSHACGSLCRVYTLLAQKQLQCGEYQVAIQLLKQAYEMSKGADDKKTEGEAAYTLGLAYQSTGDQTTAKQFLNMFMEISTELQDMESLGRAYKGIAKSLESEGKINDAVEHLQKYLDICQESNQPDNLQDAYMCLGSIHMSIAQYERSSEYFIQAYEMACRLDLNPCIQKSQVCVGNARAHAMLRAYTSHLQNNRPSNICTLLFWKETRGEVPPDYLESAGATLCS
- the LOC113641840 gene encoding trichohyalin-like isoform X2; its protein translation is MDKMAELANLLVLQEFMQNQIQFTDKMISSLTEIKTERNRLSPEESLEWSDDTETSLDEFQQRKGERRAVKRNTWQESEDARILQNEIYNLLSVKPLSEEERGELVNLRLKHRNRILKSAKAIGLEQHIEKCMCKIDNEASKRSSLQQKQRNGDVLYSETATGCSINRKMPKKPRKTVKFCLGEKEIQDMIQEATEKGKAEQKEQERIKKKKDLRKEREQESQRVQERLRDLERWVQTEEALKKLKRRMNVEMKMLKQELEIERDRKKKDANQVKKRQQCLKDKVRMLEKEIEETKRNVLSTSNTQRDRMERKTRSERQKGVAMGQRKRHEALDNYGRHFTSASFNGRRDYYLSHMDMDYREGLWQNIKRLVMAFFTQIWKGFRRVGSALRRIYRYR
- the LOC113641840 gene encoding trichohyalin-like isoform X1, whose product is MDKMAELANLLVLQEFMQNQIQFTDKMISSLTEIKTERNRLSPEESLEWSDDTETSLDEFQQRKGERRAVKRNTWQESEDARILQNEIYNLLSVKPLSEEERGELGDVLYSETATGCSINRKMPKKPRKTVKFCLGEKEIQDMIQEATEKGKAEQKEQERIKKKKDLRKEREQESQRVQERLRDLERWVQTEEALKKLKRRMNVEMKMLKQELEIERDRKKKDANQVKKRQQCLKDKVRMLEKEIEETKRNVLSTSNTQRDRMERKTRSERQKGVAMGQRKRHEALDNYGRHFTSASFNGRRDYYLSHMDMDYREGLWQNIKRLVMAFFTQIWKGFRRVGSALRRIYRYR